A window of the Ogataea parapolymorpha DL-1 chromosome V, whole genome shotgun sequence genome harbors these coding sequences:
- a CDS encoding Ubiquitin-like modifier-activating enzyme ATG7 yields MEPKYINTQSFVDSSFFVKLSQLKLDVLKLDQSSRPIHGYYNYKRLAPGQAPAINLNDISFASDQELESQLPARSAFIVSGEITNVNTLEEFKSQSKLEFLTRAGGKIIDSIKNKAALQDPSLLAQFAVFSFADLKKYKFYYWFAFPTLHSEWQITSEGPLGGDAPDSQFSLIRDGKPVPLAQLHTISTDSPLHVAFVDTSAVPDAYSYVLRNFLTMLAMYGYREVVVDVHRDNQSFSRQIALKLQSQVDGPKISGWERTSQGKLGPKLADLGALIDPSQLADQAIDLNLKLMKWRIVPTLDLDRIKSTKCLLLGSGTLGSYIGRALLAWGVRKITFVDNGKVSFSNPVRQPLFNFIDCIDGGKPKAKTAAENMKRIFPLVDAQGFTLEVPMAGHPITDETKQKQDFDKLEELVQDHDVIFLLMDSRETRWLPTVMGNVNNKLVINAALGFESYLVMRHGCINPEKPPEEQQESRLGCYFCNDVYAPSDSTTDRTLDQMCTVTRPGVALMAASLAVELMVSVLQHPDRHYAPHSAQDSCTVLGSLPHQLRGFLHNFEMLKLSAKNFRYCSACSVSVVQEFKSRGWEFVKQALENPKYLEQLTGLTDVHQQAEEAELHFDISDSEGEFD; encoded by the coding sequence ATGGAACCCAAATATATAAATACCCAATCATTTGTCGACTCGTCCTTTTTCGTCAAGCTCTCGCAATTGAAGCTCGATGTTTTGAAACTGGACCAATCCTCGCGCCCAATACACGGATATTACAATTACAAACGGCTAGCCCCCGGACAGGCTCCAGCGATTAATCTAAACGATATCAGTTTTGCCTCTGACCAGGAACTCGAGTCCCAACTGCCGGCGCGCTCTGCGTTTATTGTCAGCGGTGAAATCACCAACGTCAACACCCTCGAAGAGTTTAAATCGCAGAGCAAGCTGGAGTTTCTGACACGGGCTGGGGGCAAGATAATCGACTCtatcaaaaataaagcCGCGCTACAGGATCCGAGTTTGTTAGCCCAATTTGCCGTTTTCTCGTTTGCAGACCTCAAGAAGTACAAGTTTTATTACTGGTTCGCCTTCCCCACTCTGCACTCCGAATGGCAGATCACGTCTGAGGGTCCACTGGGTGGAGATGCACCCGACTCACAATTTTCGCTCATCAGAGACGGCAAACCTGTTCCCCTCGCCCAATTACACACCATTTCCACAGACTCGCCTTTGCATGTTGCATTTGTTGACACCTCTGCTGTGCCAGACGCTTATTCTTACGTGCTGCGCAATTTTCTGACCATGCTTGCCATGTATGGCTACCGCGAAGTGGTGGTGGATGTGCATCGCGACAACCAGTCTTTTTCCCGCCAAATAGCTTTGAAACTGCAATCACAGGTGGATGGTCCGAAAATATCAGGCTGGGAGCGCACGTCGCAGGGGAAACTGGGCCCGAAACTGGCCGATCTCGGTGCCTTGATCGATCCTTCGCAGCTGGCGGACCAGGCTATTGACctcaatctcaaactcaTGAAATGGCGCATCGTCCCTACGCTCGATCTGGACCGGATCAAGTCGACCAAGTGTCTGCTACTTGGATCGGGTACGCTAGGGTCATACATCGGCCGCGCGTTGTTGGCATGGGGAGTGCGCAAAATTACTTTTGTTGATAACGGGAAAGTGTCTTTCAGTAATCCTGTTCGACAGCCGCTGTTCAATTTTATCGACTGCATAGACGGAGGCAAACCCAAGGCCAAAACCGCGGCAGAAAACATGAAGCGCATTTTTCCTTTAGTAGATGCTCAGGGTTTCACATTGGAGGTGCCTATGGCAGGGCATCCAATTACTGACGAGACAAAACAAAAACAGGATTTCGACAAgttggaggagcttgtgcaAGATCACGATGTGATATTCCTATTGATGGACTCGCGCGAAACCAGATGGCTGCCCACCGTCATGGGAAACGTGAACAACAAGCTAGTGATTAATGCTGCTTTGGGATTCGAAAGCTATTTAGTGATGCGACACGGGTGTATCAACCCTGAAAAACCTCCAGAGGAGCAACAGGAGTCGCGACTGGGGTGTTATTTCTGCAACGACGTGTACGCTCCGTCCGACTCTACCACAGACAGAACACTGGATCAAATGTGCACGGTGACTCGGCCGGGAGTCGCTTTGATGGCAGCATCATTGGCTGTGGAGCTGATGGTTTCTGTTTTGCAGCATCCGGACAGACACTATGCGCCCCACTCAGCTCAGGACTCGTGCACCGTACTGGGATCGCTCCCGCACCAGTTGCGTGGATTTTTGCATAATTTCGAGATGCTCAAGCTGAGCGCCAAAAATTTCAGATACTGCTCTGCGTGCTCCGTCTCCGTAGTGCAAGAGTTCAAATCGCGTGGCTGGGAGTTTGTGAAGCAGGCACTGGAAAATCCGAAATATCTGGAACAGCTTACAGGGCTCACAGACGTCCACCAGCAGGCCGAGGAGGCAGAGCTCCATTTCGACATATCTGACAGCGAGGGCGAGTTCGATTAG
- a CDS encoding Thioredoxin, translating to MFSRQFRTTLPRQGIRAFSVSRAARQVVEVNSLAEFKENVLSQKAAFVDFYASWCAPCKTISPVVEKLSETHKDVKFFKVDVDNAQDVAMEYGISAMPTFITFKDGVKDGQFVGASPQAIQQLVVATKQ from the coding sequence ATGTTTTCCAGACAATTTAGAACCACACTGCCACGCCAGGGAATCCGGGCATTTTCTGTCTCAAGAGCTGCAAGACAGGTCGTTGAGGTCAACTCGTTGGccgagttcaaggagaacgTGCTCTCGCAAAAGGCCGCGTTTGTCGACTTCTACGCCTCATGGTGCGCTCCATGCAAAACCATCTCCCCagtggtggaaaagctgTCCGAGACTCACAAAGACGTCAAGTTCTTTAAAGTGGACGTGGACAACGCTCAGGACGTTGCGATGGAGTACGGAATCAGCGCAATGCCGACGTTCATCACCTTCAAAGACGGCGTGAAAGACGGCCAATTTGTGGGTGCCAGTCCACAGGccatccagcagctcgtggTGGCTACCAAACAGTGA
- a CDS encoding 60S ribosomal export protein NMD3, with protein MSNYTQLTPQAAQPQATVLCCNCGVPMDGSTGLVMCYDCIKLNVDITAGIPREANISFCRNCERFLQPPQQWMRAELESRELLAICLRRLKGLNKVRLIDASFIWTEPHSRRIRIKLTVQGEALTNTIIQQSFEVEYVVVAMQCPDCAKSYTANTWRAAVQIRQKVQHKRTFLYLEQLILKHNAHMDTISIKESKDGLDFYYSQRNHAAKMIDFLNSVVPIKSKKSEELISQDIHSGTSQYKFTFSVEIVPICKDDLVVLPKKLAKSMGDMSRLVLCSKVSNMVQFIDPVSLQTGDLLAQVFWRTPFVALADVTQMVEFIVLDVEPTGQRNGRWLLADVTVARASDMGSNDQEYYVRSHLGGILHPGDSALGYFLTNSNFNNELFDELNTDTIPDVVLVKKHYVRSNKRMKHRNWKLKRMANEHKDLVADEIVDSRQARQEAEKAERDYELFLQELEEDQELRKTVNLYRAENKPVEEDDMEEEDDAPQIDIDELLDELDEMNLG; from the coding sequence ATGTCTAATTATACCCAGCTCACCCCCCAGGCTGCGCAGCCACAGGCCACCGTTCTGTGCTGCAACTGTGGTGTGCCGATGGACGGGTCCACGGGGCTTGTCATGTGTTACGACTGTATCAAGCTGAACGTGGATATCACGGCAGGAATCCCTAGAGAGGCAAACATCTCCTTTTGTCGTAACTGCGAGCGGTTTTTGCAGCCGCCCCAGCAGTGGATGCGagccgagctcgagagcAGAGAACTGCTGGCGATCTGTCTGCGCAGATTGAAAGGTCTGAACAAGGTGAGACTCATAGATGCCTCGTTTATCTGGACAGAGCCGCATTCGAGAAGAATCCGCATCAAGCTGACCGTCCAGGGCGAGGCGCTGACTAACACGATCATCCAGCAGAGTTTCGAGGTTGAGTACGTCGTCGTGGCAATGCAGTGTCCCGACTGTGCCAAGTCGTACACCGCCAACACCTGGCGTGCTGCCGTCCAGATCAGACAGAAAGTGCAGCACAAAAGAACGTTCCTGtatctggagcagctgattttgaaacACAACGCACACATGGACACCATTTCTATCAAGGAGTCGAAGGACGGACTGGACTTCTACTACTCGCAGCGGAACCATGCCGCCAAGATGatcgattttctcaatAGCGTGGTGCCGATCAAGTCGAAGAAAAGtgaggagctgatcagtCAGGACATTCATTCCGGCACGTCGCAGTACAAATTCACGTTTTCCGTCGAGATCGTGCCCATTTGTAAGGACGACCTGGTGGTGCTGCCCAAAAAGCTAGCCAAGTCTATGGGAGACATGTCCCGGCTGGTGCTGTGCTCTAAGGTGAGCAACATGGTGCAATTTATCGATCCTGTCTCACTGCAGACCGGCGACCTGTTGGCACAGGTGTTCTGGCGCACGCCGTTTGTGGCTCTTGCAGATGTTACCCAGATGGTGGAGTTCATTGTGCTCGACGTGGAGCCAACGGGCCAGCGCAATGGCAGATGGCTTCTGGCCGACGTCACGGTGGCTCGCGCCAGCGACATGGGCTCGAATGACCAGGAGTACTATGTGCGGTCGCATTTGGGCGGAATCCTGCACCCTGGAGATTCTGCTCTGGGCTACTTCCTCACCAACTCGAActtcaacaacgagctgttcgacgagctcaacacAGACACGATTCCGGATGtggtgctggtgaagaaacATTACGTGCGCTCGAACAAGCGTATGAagcacagaaactggaagCTCAAGAGAATGGCGAACGAGCACAAAGACCTGGTTGccgacgagatcgtcgacTCAAGGCAGGCCAGACAGGAGGCAGAGAAGGCCGAGAGAGACTACGAGCTGTTCttgcaggagctggaggaggaccaGGAGCTCAGAAAGACTGTCAACTTGTACAGAGCCGAGAACAAGCCTGTTGAGGAGGACGAcatggaggaagaggacgacgCTCCTCAGATCGACATTGACGAGTTGTTAGATGAActggacgagatgaacCTTGGttaa
- a CDS encoding Methylsterol monooxygenase, whose translation MSSKVFADTAVHIAAKETFFQTYQEVRKVQGLNSLEQLWAAYYTYLGNDIFATGLLFFCLHELMYFGRSLPWFIIDRIPYFRKYKIQDAKLPSNREQWECLKSVLISHFMVEAFPIWFFHPVCEKIGISYEVPFPSLKTIALQVSIFFLLEDAWHYWFHRGLHYGSFYKYIHKQHHRYAAPFGLAAEYAHPIEVMLLGFGTVGIPIVWCYFTRNLHLFTICIWITLRLYQAVDAHSGYEFPWSLHHFLPIWAGADHHDEHHHHFIGNYASSFRMWDFFLDTEAGNTAKLNRERKAKLKGEKKAKLKE comes from the exons ATGAGTTCCAA GGTCTTTGCCGACACCGCCGTCCACATTGCCGCTAAAGAGACGTTCTTCCAAACGTACCAGGAAGTCCGCAAAGTCCAGGGCCTGAACtctctggagcagctcTGGGCCGCGTACTACACATATCTGGGAAACGACATCTTTGCCACCGGACTACTGTTTTTCTGTTTGCACGAGCTGATGTACTTTGGCCGCTCGCTGCCCTGGTTCATAATAGACCGCATCCCGTACTTCAGAAAGTACAAGATCCAGGACGCCAAGCTGCCTTCCAACAGAGAGCAATGGGAGTGCCTCAAGTCTGTTCTAATTTCGCATTTCATGGTCGAGGCGTTTCCTATCTGGTTTTTCCATCCGGTGTGTGAAAAGATCGGAATCAGCTACGAGGTGCCATTCCCTTCGCTCAAGACCATAGCTTTGCAGGTGtccattttctttttgctcgAGGACGCTTGGCATTATTGGTTCCACAGAGGACTGCACTACGGCTCGTTCTACAAGTACATCCACAAGCAGCACCACCGGTACGCTGCTCCTTTCGGTCTTGCCGCAGAGTATGCCCACCCGATCGAGGTGATGCTGCTTGGGTTTGGCACCGTGGGCATCCCGATCGTGTGGTGCTACTTCACCAGAAACCTCCACTTGTTCACGATCTGTATCTGGATCACGCTCAGACTGTACCAGGCTGTGGACGCCCACTCCGGATACGAGTTCCCTTGGTCGCTGCACCACTTCCTGCCGATCTGGGCTGGGGCAGACCACCATGACGAGCACCACCACCACTTCATTGGCAACTACGCCTCGTCGTTCCGGATGTGGGACTTTTTCTTGGATACCGAGGCCGGCAACACGGCCAAGCTGAACCGCGAGAGAAAGGCCAAGCTGAAGGGcgagaagaaggccaagctgaaggagtGA
- a CDS encoding 40S ribosomal protein S8-A, producing MGISRDSRHKRAATGAKRAQFRKKRKFELGRQGANTKIGTKRIHAVRTRGGNVKYRALRIETGNFSWASEGISRKTRVSGVVYHPSNNELVRTNTLTKSAIVQIDATPFKQYFEQHYGVTLGKKTKAAEEEVKKSNKLQRKLAARAGDAKIEPAVSSQFGSGKLYACISSRPGQSGRCDGYILEGEELAFYLRRLTAKK from the coding sequence ATGGGTATTTCCAGGGATTCTCGTCACAAGAGAGCTGCTACCGGTGCTAAAAGAGCCCAGttcagaaagaagagaaagtTTGAGTTGGGAAGACAAGGTGCCAACACCAAGATCGGTACCAAGAGAATCCACGCCGTCAGAACCAGAGGTGGAAATGTCAAGTACAGAGCTTTGAGAATCGAGACTGGTAACTTCTCGTGGGCCTCTGAGGGAATTTCTAGAAAGACCAGAGTTTCCGGTGTGGTGTACCACCCATCCAATAACGAATTGGTGAGAACCAACACATTGACCAAGTCTGCCATCGTCCAAATCGACGCTACTCCTTTCAAGCAATATTTCGAGCAACATTACGGTGTTACCCTTGgaaagaagaccaaggctgctgaggaagaagtcaagaagagcaacaagTTGCAGAGAAAGCTTGCTGCCCGTGCTGGGGACGCCAAGATCGAgcctgctgtttcttcacAGTTCGGATCTGGTAAGCTGTACGCTTGCATTTCGTCCAGACCAGGTCAATCTGGAAGATGTGACGGTTACATTTTGGAGGGTGAGGAGTTGGCCTTCTACCTCAGAAGACTGACTGCTAAGAAATAA
- a CDS encoding Diphthamide biosynthesis protein 3 — protein MSETITVYDQVEIEDFVFDPTQRIFTYPCPCGDRFQIGLDDMLDGEDIAVCPSCSLMVKIIFDEEDLAEYVDS, from the coding sequence ATGTCCGAAACTATTACAGTCTACGACCAGGTCGAAATAGAGGACTTCGTGTTCGACCCCACACAGAGGATCTTCACATACCCCTGTCCCTGCGGCGACCGTTTTCAGATCGGTCTCGACGACATGCTCGATGGGGAGGACATCGCTGTGTGTCCGTCCTGTTCGCTCATGGTCAAGATCATctttgacgaggaagaccTGGCCGAGTACGTCGACAGCTAG
- a CDS encoding Ubiquitin-conjugating enzyme E2 6 has product MASKQAYKRLTKEYKQIQENPPPYILCRPSEENILEWHYVITGPPGTPYENGQYHGLVIFPSDYPFRPPAIKMLTPSGRFQVNTRICLSMSDFHEDTWNPSWSVATIVTGLLSFMTSEEQTTGSVVTSERTRRQLALKSREYNLGDPRFVEIFADLAQENRTYKEPEPATPEQAKPAILDPEDQIRAKQIKAQSEQSGHGENGWGIYVLLAVVLGVVIKMAGGTPR; this is encoded by the coding sequence ATGGCATCCAAACAGGCATACAAGCGATTGACAAAAGAATATAAGCAGATCCAGGAAAATCCGCCGCCATACATTCTGTGCAGACCAAGCGAGGAAAACATCCTTGAATGGCACTACGTGATCACAGGGCCTCCAGGCACTCCATACGAAAATGGGCAGTATCATGGCTTAGTGATTTTCCCCTCCGACTATCCCTTCCGCCCGCCAGCAATCAAAATGCTGACGCCATCCGGCAGGTTCCAAGTGAACACCCGGATCTGTCTCAGCATGAGCGATTTCCATGAGGATACGTGGAACCCGTCGTGGTCCGTGGCGACAATAGTAACGGGGCTGCTGTCGTTCATGACGAGCGAGGAGCAGACTACAGGAAGCGTGGTGACGTCGGAGCGAACTAGGCGACAATTGGCATTAAAATCGAGAGAATACAATCTGGGCGACCCGCGATTTGTTGAGATCTTTGCAGACCTGGCCCAAGAAAACCGTACATACAAGGAGCCGGAGCCTGCAACGCCGGAGCAGGCAAAACCGGCAATTCTGGACCCAGAGGACCAGATCAGGGCGAAACAGATCAAAGCCCAGAGCGAACAAAGCGGTCACGGCGAAAACGGATGGGGGATATATGTGCTGTTGGCGGTGGTGCTTGGTGTGGTGATCAAGATGGCCGGAGGTACACCAAGATGA
- a CDS encoding Ribose-phosphate pyrophosphokinase 2, with translation MSLQKPPNSIKIIAGNSHPQFAEQIAGYLNLQIADIHVIDFANQESAVLVKESIRDEDVYIIQTGCGGPEKLNDHLMELLFMIHACKAASARRITAVVPNFPYARQDRKDKSRVAISAKLVANLLVTAGCHHVITMDLHASQIQGFFNIPVDNLYAEPEVLKYVKLKLGTTDIIMVSPDAGGAKRVASLADKLDTPFALIHKERAKANEVSRMVLVGDVKGKVCVLVDDMADTCGTLCKASDLLLERGARSVIAIVTHGIFSGQALARINQGSLEKIVCTNSMPLSNMAEVCGKLEIIDISPTLAEAIRRLHNGESVSYLFNNPV, from the coding sequence atgTCGCTTCAAAAGCCCCCAAACTCGATCAAGATTATCGCGGGCAACTCGCATCCACAGTTCGCAGAGCAGATAGCTGGCTACCTGAACTTGCAAATCGCAGACATCCACGTGATCGATTTTGCGAACCAGGAAAGTGCGgtgctggtgaaggaaaGTATCCGGGATGAAGACGTTTACATCATCCAGACCGGATGTGGAGGACCGGAGAAATTGAATGATCATTTAATGGAACTCCTTTTCATGATCCACGCCTGCAAGGCGGCATCTGCACGAAGGATCACTGCAGTGGTTCCGAATTTTCCCTACGCGAGACAAGACAGGAAAGACAAAAGCAGAGTGGCCATTTCGGCGAAGCTGGTTGCAAACCTGCTGGTGACTGCTGGCTGTCATCACGTTATTACGATGGACTTGCATGCGTCGCAGATCCAAGGTTTTTTCAACATCCCTGTGGACAATTTATATGCGGAACCCGAGGTGCTCAAGTACGTCAAACTGAAGCTCGGGACTACAGATATAATAATGGTGTCGCCCGATGCCGGTGGGGCAAAGAGAGTTGCGTCATTGGCTGATAAGTTGGATACGCCGTTTGCATTAATTCACAAGGAGCGGGCTAAGGCCAACGAGGTGAGCCGCATGGTGCTGGTGGGAGACGTAAAAGGCAAAGTGTGTGTTTTGGTCGACGACATGGCTGACACATGCGGCACCTTGTGCAAGGCGTCAGATCTGCTACTCGAAAGGGGGGCCAGATCTGTGATTGCCATAGTGACACACGGCATCTTCAGTGGTCAGGCACTGGCAAGGATCAACCAAGGGTcgctggagaagatcgtCTGTACGAACTCAATGCCGCTCTCCAACATGGCAGAAGTATGCGGGAAGCTGGAAATCATTGACATAAGCCCGACGCTGGCCGAAGCCATCAGACGCCTTCACAATGGAGAGTCTGTGTCCTACTTGTTTAACAACCCTGTTTAA
- a CDS encoding Zinc finger protein RME1, translating to MLMSEEKQIPTWQSPYDQHNFSVHHYQQQQDPNFLDQAGYFVPYANGFPQQTQYSSYSSIAPFQIGHFQQLSANPLAQAQAHYSYQSPNYQRQQFTPDSSFSDKPSSAADLIFDIKKDETEVSHAQPHQYQQPPIMGFGWPVPQFQLEDRSNSLLKRSKSLSFEDTQTTFKARDQRRSLPKNVLLDTEESALSQVEQLQKDSSLWELLNSVPKKGSSYKCSHCTEQFTTVESFILHLEKYKLVRSNKCPVKDCPYRIIGLPRKPELRRHCLSQHSETLENLLRLKFQEGIELDVRTLSKPKINETDIDPKKKKPNVCPREGCGKKFRRKDSLQRHERLVHENQNSRFNQRLRMQKTILGDDLDG from the coding sequence ATGCTAATgtctgaagaaaaacagattcCCACTTGGCAATCACCATATGATCAGCATAACTTTTCAGTGCACCAttatcagcagcagcaggatcCAAATTTCCTGGACCAGGCTGGCTACTTTGTCCCCTATGCTAATGGCTTCCCGCAACAGACGCAATATTCATCATACTCTTCAATTGCCCCCTTTCAAATAGGTCATTTTCAGCAGTTGAGTGCAAACCCACTAGCACAGGCACAGGCCCACTATTCGTACCAATCCCCTAACTACCAAAGACAACAATTTACACCCGACTCGTCCTTCAGCGACAAGCCAAGCAGCGCTGCCGATCTGATCTTCGACATCAAGAAGGATGAGACAGAAGTTTCGCATGCGCAGCCCCATCAATACCAGCAGCCCCCCATCATGGGGTTTGGGTGGCCGGTTCCGCAGTTCCAGTTGGAAGACCGCTCCAATTCCTTGTTGAAACGCTCCAAATCGCTTTCGTTCGAAGACACACAAACTACATTTAAAGCGCGTGACCAAAGACGTTCTCTACCCAAAAATGTGTTGCTGGACACCGAGGAGTCCGCACTGTCGCAGGTTGAAcagttgcaaaaagatTCTTCACTTTGGGAGCTGCTGAACTCGGTTCCGAAAAAGGGGAGCTCGTACAAGTGCAGCCACTGCACCGAGCAGTTCACCACGGTGGAAAGCTTTATCCTTCATTTAGAAAAGTACAAGCTCGTGAGATCCAACAAGTGTCCGGTGAAAGACTGTCCGTACCGAATCATAGGGCTCCCGAGGAAACCCGAGCTTAGACGCCATTGTTTGTCGCAACACTCAGAGACACTGGAAAATTTACTACGACTCAAGTTCCAAGAGGGCATCGAACTTGACGTCCGGACTCTGTCGAAGCCAAAAATTAACGAGACTGATATCGATCcgaagaaaaagaagccgAATGTGTGTCCGAGGGAAGGATGCGGTAAGAAATTCAGAAGGAAAGATTCTCTACAAAGGCATGAGCGACTAGTGCATGAAAACCAAAACAGCAGGTTCAATCAACGTCTTCGTATGCAGAAGACGATTCTAGGAGATGACCTAGATGGCTGA